The uncultured Mailhella sp. genome segment ACCAAGGTTCGCGCCTTGCATGGGCGTATGGTGAAAGGGGAGAATGTAGGCAAGGAGTCGGACGGAGGAGGGCTGAACTTTCAGAGTGGGAAGTATTGGCGGATGTCCTATCGCTTTGCCGGAAAACAAAAGACGCTTGCGCTTGGAGTGTACCCTGATGTTTCATTGAAGATGGCACGGCAGGCGAGAGATAGGGCGCGGGAACTCTTGGCGCAGGGGATAGATCCGGCAGAGCGGAAAAAGGCGGACAAAGTAGAGGCAAAGAGACAGGAACGGGAAGGTTCCCTCACCTTTGAAGTTGTTGCCCGCGAATGGTTTGAAAAAAAGACTCTGGAACTGACGGCGGACTACAGAAAACAGATTCTTTCACGGCTGGAAAACCACCTTTTTCCGTACATAGGCGGGGTGCTCATGAAAGACTTGGCTCCGGCTGATGTGTTGTCTGCTGTCCGGGTGACAGAAAAGCGCGGGGCCATAGAGCAGGCGCACAGGCTTGCTCAGCTTGCCGGGAAGATATGCAGGTTCGCCCGTGTGTCCGGCTATTGCACGTTTGATGCTGCGTCAGGGTTGACGGAAGCTCTTACCAGCATACCGAGGGAAAAGCATAGGGCGGCTATTGTAGATCCGATAAGGATAGGGGAACTTTTACGCGCCATAGAGGACTATCCCGGCGATATTTCCACGTTATACGCTTTGCGTATCCTGCCTTATGTCTTTGTACGTTCTCAGGAAATACGCGGGGCAAGGTGGGAAGAAATCGACTTCGACAAGGCCGTGTGGGTTATTCCGGCGGGGCGTATGAAAATGAAGGTTGCTCATACTGTCCCCCTTGCCCGGCAGGTGGTGAGATTGTTCATGGATCTGAGAGAATGGACAGGACACGGTGAGCTTGTCTTTCCCTCTCCATTTTCTGCAACGCGCTGCATATCCGATATGGGACTTTTGAATGCTTTGCGCCGTTTGGGATATGGTAAAGATGAAATGAGTATACACGGTTTTCGTGGTATGGCATCGACCCTACTCAATGAGTGTGGGAAGTACCGTCAGGATGTAATAGAGGTGCAGCTTGCGCACGGAGAACGGAATAAAGTACGGAGCGCATATAATCATGCTCAATATATGTCGGAACGTACAGCTATGATGCAGGATTGGGCTGATTGGCTTGATAAGTTGCGGGCAGAGGAGTAATTTGAAATATATAAATTGATATTTTTTCCCATGCTAATATTTTCTAAAGAACTATCCTTGGGCAAACTGGTGAGAGATAAGCTGGTCGTCTGAATTAGGACTTTGGTATGATAAAATAAGATTCTTGAATTTATTTTTTATATAATTATAAAGTTTAGAAACAGTCCTTATCAAAAAGTATATTTTTGATGAGGACTGTTTCTTTTAATTGTAAAAAGTTTATTATTTTTTTATTTGACTGAGTATAATTCCTGATATTACAAGTAGTATAGCAATATATTGTTCTGTAGTTATGTGCTCATCAAGCATTAATACTCCCATAAATAGCGTCATAACTGGAATACAATTATTATATGAAGCAGCTTTTGCTGCGGATAACTTCATAACTCCATAGCTGTAAAGTCCATATCCTGCAAAAGTTGGTACTATGCCAAGATATATAATAGAAGCTAAAGGTAGCCAGCTAGGAAAATTATTTTCAAGGGTGATTGTTTCTGTTTCTATAGGTAATATATTTAAAGTAAAGAAAAATATGGTACCTATAAAGACCATTGCTCCTGTTTGTGTAAAGTGTGAAACTTTACCTGTTAGTCTACGTATGCATAGGGTATACCCAGTTGCACATAGAACTGCTAAAAGTTCAAGGCCATTTCCGAGAATAGGACTAGGTGCACTTTGAGTTGCTATAGCATCTAATGAAATCCAGATTACGCCTGTTAATGCAATAGCAAAACCGGCCCAAGCGAGTTTTGGCATGCTTTCGCCAAGAAAAATTCTAGCTGCAACTGCTACCGCAAGAGGTTGTAGCGCCATAACCATTCCTGCTTGCGCAGACGAGGTAAAACGCAGTGCATTACTTTCGAATAAAAAATATAGGCAGGGCATGCAAATCCCGCTTACTAACATGATCTGTCGGGAGTTACGGTCGCGGAAGCTTCGTATAATATTTGGTAATAGGGGAAGGCATACCACGGCAGCTGCAAGCATGCGCCCGGTCATGGCTTCTACGGGAGAGTAAGCTGAGAGTGCTATTTTTAAGCCGACAAATGTCGAACTCCAGACAAACATGGAAAAAAGTAAGGCTAAGTGAGGTAGCAAATTGGAAAGTTTCATGAAATTCACCATGACACAGTTTGATGTTCATTGAGAAA includes the following:
- a CDS encoding phage integrase central domain-containing protein codes for the protein MPLTDTKVRALHGRMVKGENVGKESDGGGLNFQSGKYWRMSYRFAGKQKTLALGVYPDVSLKMARQARDRARELLAQGIDPAERKKADKVEAKRQEREGSLTFEVVAREWFEKKTLELTADYRKQILSRLENHLFPYIGGVLMKDLAPADVLSAVRVTEKRGAIEQAHRLAQLAGKICRFARVSGYCTFDAASGLTEALTSIPREKHRAAIVDPIRIGELLRAIEDYPGDISTLYALRILPYVFVRSQEIRGARWEEIDFDKAVWVIPAGRMKMKVAHTVPLARQVVRLFMDLREWTGHGELVFPSPFSATRCISDMGLLNALRRLGYGKDEMSIHGFRGMASTLLNECGKYRQDVIEVQLAHGERNKVRSAYNHAQYMSERTAMMQDWADWLDKLRAEE
- a CDS encoding DMT family transporter, yielding MKLSNLLPHLALLFSMFVWSSTFVGLKIALSAYSPVEAMTGRMLAAAVVCLPLLPNIIRSFRDRNSRQIMLVSGICMPCLYFLFESNALRFTSSAQAGMVMALQPLAVAVAARIFLGESMPKLAWAGFAIALTGVIWISLDAIATQSAPSPILGNGLELLAVLCATGYTLCIRRLTGKVSHFTQTGAMVFIGTIFFFTLNILPIETETITLENNFPSWLPLASIIYLGIVPTFAGYGLYSYGVMKLSAAKAASYNNCIPVMTLFMGVLMLDEHITTEQYIAILLVISGIILSQIKK